The following coding sequences lie in one Populus nigra chromosome 15, ddPopNigr1.1, whole genome shotgun sequence genomic window:
- the LOC133674256 gene encoding abscisic acid receptor PYL2-like has product MDTNQAPPPQGLTQEEYMELKPLIDTYHKFEPAPNTCTSLITQRIDAPAHVVWSFVRRFDNPQKYKHFIKSCNMSAGDGGVGSVREVTVVSGLPASTSTERLEILDDENHILSFRVVGGEHRLNNYKSVTSVNEFNKEGKVYAIVLESYIVDIPGGNTGEDTKMFVDTVVKSNLQKLAVIAIASLHGHE; this is encoded by the coding sequence ATGGATACGAATCAAGCCCCGCCACCACAAGGCCTAACCCAAGAAGAATATATGGAGCTCAAGCCCTTGATTGACACATACCATAAATTTGAGCCAGCACCCAACACATGCACATCCCTAATAACCCAGCGCATTGATGCACCAGCTCATGTTGTGTGGTCTTTTGTTCGTAGGTTTGATAACCCACAGAAATACAAGCACTTCATCAAGAGTTGCAACATGAGTGCTGGTGACGGCGGTGTAGGCAGCGTGAGAGAGGTAACAGTTGTTTCAGGCCTACCAGCTTCTACAAGCACTGAAAGACTAGAGATTTTGGATGATGAGAATCATATATTGAGCTTTAGGGTTGTTGGGGGTGAGCATAGGCTAAATAATTATAAGTCTGTTACATCAGTCAATGAGTTCAACAAGGAAGGCAAGGTATACGCTATTGTTTTGGAGTCATATATTGTGGACATACCAGGGGGCAATACAGGTGAAGATACAAAGATGTTTGTGGACACTGTTGTGAAGTCAAATCTTCAAAAACTGGCAGTGATAGCAATTGCATCTCTGCATGGACATGAATGA